One genomic window of Pseudomonadales bacterium includes the following:
- the rodA gene encoding rod shape-determining protein RodA → MNAGHDFIRQLPSTGAIHRTGWQRLHIDPVLLLLLLAIAGYGLFVLYSAAEDHLIAMEKQGGFFVLGFVIMLIVAQISQSSLRVIAPVLYGVGVLLVIAVAIFGEISMGAQRWLDIPGLPRFQPSEILKVGLPLMLATYFHDRSTPPRFKHIFWSLVMILVPVVLIVEQPDLGTGILVLSSGLIVLFMAGLNWAYIAAAATLAAAMAPIMWFFVMHDYQHKRVLMLFDPESDKLGAGWNIIQSQTAIGSGGWAGKGWQQGTQSQLNFLPESHTDFIIAVLSEELGYRGVIVLLCLYLLIVMRGLWISWHAQETFGRLLGSTISITFFLYAFVNMGMVAGLLPIVGVPLPLISQGGTAIVILMIGFGILMAISTEKKRPVY, encoded by the coding sequence ATGAACGCTGGGCATGATTTTATTCGCCAGCTCCCATCTACCGGTGCGATTCATCGTACTGGATGGCAGCGCCTGCACATTGACCCTGTGCTGCTACTGCTGCTGCTAGCTATCGCAGGCTATGGCTTGTTCGTTCTTTACAGCGCCGCCGAAGACCACCTGATCGCCATGGAAAAACAGGGCGGCTTCTTCGTTTTGGGCTTTGTGATCATGCTAATCGTCGCGCAAATCAGCCAAAGTTCGTTGCGTGTAATTGCACCGGTGCTGTACGGCGTAGGCGTGCTCCTGGTGATCGCCGTCGCCATTTTTGGCGAGATATCGATGGGCGCGCAGCGCTGGTTGGATATCCCGGGCCTGCCGCGCTTTCAGCCCTCTGAAATCCTGAAAGTTGGCTTGCCATTAATGCTTGCGACCTACTTCCACGATCGCAGCACACCGCCGCGCTTCAAGCATATTTTTTGGTCGCTGGTGATGATTTTGGTACCGGTGGTGCTGATCGTAGAGCAGCCAGATCTCGGCACCGGCATACTCGTGCTCTCCTCTGGCTTGATCGTGTTGTTCATGGCAGGGCTCAACTGGGCCTACATTGCCGCCGCCGCCACCCTCGCTGCCGCTATGGCGCCGATCATGTGGTTTTTTGTCATGCACGATTACCAACACAAACGCGTGTTGATGTTGTTTGATCCCGAGTCCGACAAACTCGGCGCAGGCTGGAACATCATCCAATCACAAACGGCGATAGGTTCTGGTGGCTGGGCCGGCAAAGGCTGGCAACAGGGTACGCAATCACAGCTCAATTTCTTGCCAGAAAGCCACACGGATTTCATCATCGCCGTGTTGTCGGAAGAGCTGGGCTATCGCGGCGTGATTGTGCTGCTCTGTCTCTACTTATTGATTGTGATGCGCGGCCTGTGGATCAGTTGGCACGCACAAGAAACTTTTGGGCGATTACTCGGCAGCACCATCAGCATTACTTTTTTTCTGTACGCTTTTGTTAACATGGGCATGGTAGCTGGCTTGTTGCCTATCGTCGGTGTTCCTCTACCGCTGATCAGCCAAGGCGGCACCGCTATTGTAATTTTGATGATTGGTTTTGGTATTTTGATGGCAATCAGCACTGAGAAAAAAAGGCCGGTTTACTGA
- the nadB gene encoding L-aspartate oxidase, giving the protein MHTSAHLHHDVLVIGSGAAGLTLALHLADKGSVAVISKGKMQDGSTRYAQGGIAAVLDSNDSTAAHIADTLVAGAGLCNEDAVRFTVENGRDSIQWLIDIGVDFTREPGGTEFHLTREGGHSTRRIIHSADATGRAVSSTLTEQALAQKNIHIFENHLAIDLIVQADAVSGKMRCTGAYVFDSDNNTVKVIHARFVVLATGGASKVYLYTSNPDSASGDGIAMAWRAGCRVANMEFNQFHPTCLFHPKAKSLLMTEALRGEGAHLKLPSGERFMARFDERMELAPRDIVARAIDHEMKRLGIDFVLLDISHKPADFIREHFPTVYENCLQYGIDITREAIPVVPAAHYTCGGVVVDKHGRTDLSNLYAIGETSCTGLHGANRMASNSLLECFVYARSAAHDIAQRWEKVSAPSHAPAWDASRVIDSDEAVVISHNWDELRRFMWDYVGIVRSCKRLQRALNRVEVLQREILEYYSNYRVSSDFLELRNLAIVAKLIIRSAMSRRESRGLHYNIDYPETSAIARDTILVPTNFAAQDVRLD; this is encoded by the coding sequence ATGCACACCTCTGCACACCTACACCACGATGTTTTAGTGATCGGCAGCGGCGCTGCTGGTTTAACGCTAGCGCTGCACTTAGCGGATAAAGGCAGCGTTGCTGTTATCAGCAAAGGCAAAATGCAGGACGGCTCGACGCGCTATGCGCAAGGCGGCATTGCTGCGGTATTAGACAGTAACGATTCCACCGCCGCGCATATCGCCGACACACTCGTCGCTGGTGCTGGCTTGTGCAACGAAGATGCCGTGCGTTTTACCGTGGAAAACGGGCGAGACAGCATTCAATGGTTGATTGATATTGGTGTGGATTTCACGCGCGAACCCGGCGGCACGGAGTTTCACCTCACACGCGAAGGTGGCCACAGCACGCGGCGCATTATTCACAGCGCGGATGCCACAGGGCGCGCAGTGTCTAGCACGCTCACGGAGCAAGCGTTGGCGCAAAAAAATATCCACATTTTTGAAAATCATTTAGCGATTGATTTGATTGTACAGGCCGATGCCGTGAGCGGAAAAATGCGCTGCACAGGTGCGTATGTTTTTGATAGCGACAACAACACAGTCAAAGTGATACACGCGCGTTTTGTGGTGCTCGCCACCGGCGGTGCCAGCAAGGTATATCTATACACCAGCAACCCCGACAGCGCATCCGGCGATGGCATTGCGATGGCGTGGCGCGCAGGTTGCCGCGTTGCGAATATGGAATTCAATCAATTCCATCCCACTTGTTTATTTCACCCTAAAGCCAAATCTTTATTGATGACGGAGGCATTGCGCGGCGAAGGTGCGCATCTCAAATTACCTTCTGGCGAACGCTTTATGGCGCGTTTTGATGAACGCATGGAATTGGCACCGCGCGACATCGTGGCGCGTGCTATCGATCACGAAATGAAACGCCTCGGTATTGATTTTGTGCTGCTCGATATCAGTCACAAACCGGCAGATTTTATTCGCGAACATTTCCCCACCGTGTATGAAAACTGTTTGCAATACGGCATCGACATCACCCGCGAAGCGATTCCCGTTGTACCCGCCGCACACTACACCTGCGGTGGTGTAGTTGTTGATAAACACGGTCGTACCGATCTCAGCAATTTGTACGCCATCGGTGAAACTTCTTGCACGGGTTTGCACGGCGCAAATCGCATGGCGAGCAATTCGCTGCTGGAATGTTTTGTTTACGCGCGTTCTGCGGCACACGATATTGCGCAACGCTGGGAAAAAGTGAGCGCACCGAGCCATGCACCAGCTTGGGATGCTTCACGCGTTATTGACTCTGATGAGGCAGTAGTCATTTCACACAACTGGGACGAGCTGCGCCGTTTCATGTGGGACTATGTCGGCATTGTGCGCAGTTGTAAACGCTTACAGCGCGCGTTGAATCGCGTCGAAGTGTTACAGCGCGAAATTTTGGAGTACTACTCCAACTACCGCGTGAGCAGTGATTTTCTGGAGCTGCGCAATCTCGCCATTGTCGCAAAATTGATTATTCGTTCAGCGATGTCGCGCCGCGAAAGTCGCGGCTTGCATTACAACATCGACTATCCAGAAACCAGTGCGATTGCGCGCGACACGATTTTGGTGCCGACTAATTTTGCCGCGCAGGATGTGCGTTTAGATTGA
- a CDS encoding septal ring lytic transglycosylase RlpA family protein — MSNLNTSFTHHGSRTKLLRGLLIIFASLSLFALNGCTSGSSSSSSGGRYALDQDGMPDDGRILDPDNIPDAVPKLEPRTAAGNKSPYTVLGETYQVMPESNGYSAVGKVSWYGKKFHGYKTSNGEIYDLYKMTAAHRTLPIPSYVRVTNLANNRTAIVRVNDRGPFHSERIMDLSYAAAVKLDIVRSGTARVRLEAIDPSNYRQASHEAAQDHLPNTGKKLPTVAPKISSNSHDIPQKTPAAHTDTYLQAGAFRQQDSALALRDQLIQLTGKPVSVDNIGGYFKVRIGPLDPSETHNISELLMQRNLPKPQVVYF, encoded by the coding sequence ATGAGCAACCTGAACACCTCTTTTACCCACCACGGCTCGCGCACAAAACTGCTGCGCGGTCTGCTTATTATTTTCGCCAGCCTCTCACTGTTCGCACTGAACGGCTGTACAAGTGGCTCAAGTAGCAGCAGTAGCGGCGGCCGTTACGCACTGGATCAAGACGGCATGCCCGATGATGGCCGTATCCTCGATCCAGACAACATCCCCGATGCTGTGCCGAAACTGGAGCCACGCACCGCCGCTGGCAACAAATCGCCCTACACCGTACTCGGCGAAACTTATCAGGTGATGCCAGAGAGCAACGGCTATAGCGCCGTGGGCAAAGTGTCGTGGTACGGCAAAAAATTCCACGGCTACAAAACATCCAACGGTGAAATTTATGACTTGTACAAAATGACCGCCGCTCACCGTACATTGCCCATTCCTAGCTATGTACGCGTGACGAATCTCGCCAATAACCGCACAGCGATAGTGCGCGTCAATGATCGTGGACCATTTCACTCCGAGCGCATCATGGATCTCTCTTACGCTGCCGCCGTGAAGCTCGACATCGTACGCAGCGGCACAGCCAGAGTGCGGCTCGAAGCCATCGACCCATCCAATTATCGACAAGCCTCGCATGAAGCCGCGCAAGACCACTTACCCAATACAGGCAAAAAACTACCCACTGTTGCCCCCAAAATAAGTAGCAACTCACACGATATTCCACAGAAAACACCCGCTGCACACACCGATACCTATTTACAAGCCGGTGCATTTCGTCAACAAGATTCTGCACTCGCACTGCGCGACCAATTGATTCAGTTGACAGGAAAACCCGTCAGCGTGGACAACATCGGCGGCTATTTCAAAGTGCGTATCGGCCCCTTAGATCCTAGCGAAACACACAACATCAGCGAATTATTGATGCAGCGTAATCTGCCAAAACCGCAAGTGGTTTATTTTTAA
- the hldE gene encoding bifunctional D-glycero-beta-D-manno-heptose-7-phosphate kinase/D-glycero-beta-D-manno-heptose 1-phosphate adenylyltransferase HldE encodes MPSDKQWISPPQFNGAQVLVVGDVMLDRYWHGATARISPEAPVPVVQVQQREDRAGGAGNVALNIAALGGGVSLLGLVGADEEAKILAQRLQAAQVHCDFETVATHPTITKLRVISRHQQLLRMDFEESFSAQDSAALASRAIPLFNHVGVVVLSDYNKGALHDAPAMIVAAKKAQKMVLVDPKGTDFARYRGATLLTPNLHEFEAVVGECSDEQTLVQKGLALIEQLDLQALLVTRGEHGMTLLQRNAEQHPLHLPAQAREVFDVTGAGDTVIATLAIALAANIALPQSVALANVAAGIVVGKLGTATISGPELRQALRQAHGVGRGVMTEDQLQIALDDARNNGEKIVFTNGCFDLLHPGHVTYLEDAKKLGQRLVVAVNSDASVKRLKGEGRPIQSAESRMAVLAGLEAVDWVVVFEDDTPERLLQLLKPDVLVKGGDYSADQVVGAPIVRAYGGEVKVLSFVDQCSTTSIVKTILSRHNP; translated from the coding sequence ATGCCTAGCGATAAACAATGGATTTCCCCGCCACAATTTAACGGTGCACAAGTATTGGTCGTGGGCGATGTGATGTTGGATCGCTATTGGCACGGCGCAACCGCGCGTATTTCACCTGAAGCGCCAGTACCCGTTGTGCAAGTGCAGCAGCGCGAAGATCGCGCGGGCGGCGCAGGCAATGTCGCGCTCAATATTGCCGCACTGGGCGGCGGTGTTTCGCTGCTCGGTTTAGTGGGCGCGGATGAAGAAGCCAAAATTTTGGCGCAGCGTTTGCAGGCGGCGCAGGTACATTGCGATTTTGAAACCGTCGCCACGCACCCAACCATTACCAAGTTGCGCGTCATCAGCCGTCATCAACAATTATTGCGCATGGATTTTGAAGAAAGTTTTTCTGCGCAAGACAGTGCTGCATTAGCCTCTCGTGCAATTCCATTGTTTAACCATGTCGGTGTGGTGGTGTTATCCGATTACAACAAAGGTGCGTTGCACGATGCGCCTGCAATGATTGTCGCTGCAAAAAAAGCTCAAAAAATGGTGCTGGTGGATCCCAAAGGTACAGATTTTGCGCGTTATCGCGGCGCGACACTGCTCACGCCCAACTTGCATGAATTTGAAGCAGTTGTTGGTGAATGCAGTGACGAACAAACGCTGGTGCAAAAAGGCTTGGCGTTAATCGAGCAGTTGGATTTACAGGCGTTGTTGGTCACGCGCGGTGAACACGGCATGACACTGTTGCAGCGCAACGCGGAACAACATCCGCTGCATTTGCCGGCGCAAGCACGCGAAGTGTTTGATGTCACGGGCGCAGGTGACACCGTGATTGCAACGCTGGCTATTGCACTTGCCGCCAACATCGCGCTGCCGCAATCGGTGGCGTTGGCAAATGTCGCAGCGGGCATTGTGGTCGGCAAATTGGGTACGGCTACCATCAGCGGGCCCGAGTTGCGTCAGGCACTGCGTCAAGCGCATGGCGTGGGTCGCGGTGTGATGACAGAAGATCAATTGCAAATTGCTTTGGATGATGCACGCAACAACGGCGAAAAAATTGTGTTCACTAACGGTTGTTTTGATTTATTGCATCCGGGGCATGTGACTTATTTGGAAGATGCTAAAAAACTTGGGCAGCGTTTGGTCGTTGCTGTAAATTCTGATGCGTCGGTGAAGCGCTTGAAAGGCGAAGGTCGCCCGATTCAATCGGCTGAAAGTCGCATGGCAGTGCTCGCAGGCTTAGAAGCGGTGGATTGGGTGGTGGTATTTGAGGACGACACGCCTGAGCGTTTGTTGCAGTTGTTAAAGCCGGATGTATTGGTTAAAGGCGGCGATTACAGCGCCGATCAAGTCGTCGGTGCGCCTATCGTTCGCGCTTACGGCGGTGAAGTAAAAGTGCTGTCCTTTGTCGATCAGTGTTCGACGACTTCCATCGTCAAAACGATTTTGTCGCGCCACAATCCGTAA
- the rsfS gene encoding ribosome silencing factor: MKKKSTATNPSLLSIIINALEDLKAQDILIIDVTNLSDVMDTLIIASGSSNRQVRGIAQHAAEETKKQGMRALGTEGLDDGEWALVDFGDVVLHVMQPETRSFYDLEKLWLIPGTSSTIDISSIKPAKKSAAKKTTATKTASTKKPVAAKKPSAPSRAKTAKTTTRKKEDSDVLVSQSDASKARRRKAATKPVAKKPVAKNTATTKAAPAKAGTYAKTGTRKPATAKSAPVAASKKPAIKKPAAKKPAVSKSATSKPRAPKKS; the protein is encoded by the coding sequence ATGAAAAAGAAATCTACTGCCACAAATCCTTCACTGCTGTCGATCATCATCAACGCTTTAGAAGATCTCAAAGCGCAAGATATTCTCATCATTGATGTGACAAATTTATCGGATGTGATGGACACGCTGATCATCGCCAGCGGCTCTTCCAATCGCCAAGTGCGCGGTATTGCACAGCACGCGGCCGAAGAAACTAAAAAACAAGGTATGCGTGCACTCGGCACCGAAGGCTTAGACGATGGCGAATGGGCGCTGGTCGATTTCGGCGATGTGGTATTGCATGTCATGCAACCGGAAACGCGCAGTTTTTATGATTTGGAAAAACTGTGGTTGATTCCAGGTACTAGCAGCACTATTGATATCAGCAGCATCAAACCCGCAAAAAAATCGGCAGCCAAAAAAACAACTGCGACAAAAACAGCCAGTACAAAAAAACCTGTCGCTGCGAAAAAACCTTCGGCACCTTCGCGCGCGAAAACAGCAAAAACCACAACGCGCAAAAAAGAAGACAGCGATGTGCTTGTCAGCCAATCGGATGCCAGCAAAGCGCGCAGAAGAAAAGCCGCTACGAAGCCTGTCGCTAAAAAACCCGTCGCAAAAAATACAGCAACGACAAAAGCAGCACCCGCCAAAGCTGGCACTTACGCCAAAACCGGTACGCGCAAACCAGCAACCGCTAAATCAGCACCTGTCGCGGCCAGCAAAAAGCCAGCTATTAAAAAGCCAGCAGCCAAAAAACCAGCGGTCAGCAAAAGTGCTACCAGCAAACCGCGTGCACCTAAAAAATCTTGA
- the rlmH gene encoding 23S rRNA (pseudouridine(1915)-N(3))-methyltransferase RlmH, producing the protein MKLTLVAVGTRMPSWVQAGYEDYAKRLPRDCSLSLREIPLATRGKNTDTARAIEKESEAMLAAIPAQERVIALDIPGKPQTTASMADALRTWQMQGGNTSFLIGGPDGLSSACITRAQESWSLSGLTLPHPLVRIVLAEQLYRAWSLLNNHPYHR; encoded by the coding sequence ATGAAACTCACGCTCGTCGCTGTCGGCACGCGTATGCCGTCATGGGTACAGGCAGGCTACGAGGATTACGCCAAACGCCTGCCGCGTGACTGCTCTCTGTCGTTGCGTGAAATTCCTCTGGCGACACGCGGCAAAAACACAGACACCGCGCGCGCGATTGAGAAAGAAAGCGAAGCCATGCTCGCCGCGATTCCCGCTCAAGAACGCGTGATTGCGCTAGACATCCCCGGCAAACCACAAACCACCGCATCGATGGCAGACGCACTGCGCACTTGGCAAATGCAAGGTGGCAACACCAGCTTTTTAATCGGCGGGCCTGACGGTCTTTCCTCCGCTTGCATTACGCGCGCGCAAGAAAGTTGGTCGCTATCGGGTTTAACGCTGCCGCATCCGTTGGTGCGCATTGTGTTGGCCGAGCAGCTGTATCGCGCTTGGTCGCTGCTCAACAATCACCCCTACCACCGCTGA
- the nadD gene encoding nicotinate-nucleotide adenylyltransferase, which yields MHILFGGSFDPIHTGHLATAEAVRVALHAKQAALLPAARSPLKSAGTADHHRLAMLRCAIQDYSALTIDERELRRPPPSYTVDTLCEIRGELGEQVPLIWILGTDALAGLAQWKAWQSLLQLAHLVVIDRPDLPSQPSAEVAAWLATQTRAEQPDQLQCRAHGLWLRMALPPQPFSSTSIRKQLTQRSAQSHKPDGLPARVWQYILNHQLYASDEIQNIP from the coding sequence ATGCATATTCTGTTTGGCGGCAGCTTTGACCCCATCCACACAGGACATTTAGCGACAGCCGAAGCAGTGCGCGTTGCACTCCATGCCAAACAAGCCGCACTGCTGCCCGCCGCCCGTTCACCCTTGAAATCCGCAGGCACTGCTGACCATCACCGCTTGGCGATGCTGCGCTGTGCAATACAAGACTACTCAGCGCTGACGATTGATGAGCGCGAGCTGCGTCGCCCACCGCCCTCCTACACCGTCGATACCTTGTGCGAAATACGCGGTGAGTTGGGAGAGCAAGTGCCGCTGATTTGGATTTTGGGTACGGATGCACTCGCCGGTTTGGCGCAGTGGAAAGCGTGGCAATCGCTGCTGCAATTGGCGCACTTGGTGGTGATTGATCGCCCAGACCTACCCAGCCAGCCCAGTGCAGAAGTGGCGGCTTGGCTGGCAACACAAACCCGTGCGGAGCAGCCCGATCAGCTACAATGCCGTGCACACGGATTATGGCTGCGCATGGCTTTGCCACCGCAACCTTTTTCCTCCACCAGCATTCGCAAACAACTGACGCAGCGCAGTGCGCAATCACACAAACCGGATGGTTTACCCGCGCGTGTTTGGCAATACATTCTCAACCACCAACTCTACGCCTCTGACGAGATACAAAACATCCCATGA
- a CDS encoding MaoC family dehydratase has protein sequence MQQLSVQQYRFDDVAALQTLVSDQWGEWSNAFTVTQEIIQQFADLTNDHNWIHLDVERCKKESPFGAPIAHGFLTLVLMAQMRIPPSYEIVGYRNAVNYGVNKVRFTGNVPAGSTIHQHMRVASVEGGPKGTQMTLAGAIHIVGQDRPAVVYEMVMLYM, from the coding sequence ATGCAACAGCTATCAGTACAACAGTATCGTTTTGATGATGTGGCAGCATTACAAACTTTGGTTTCCGATCAGTGGGGCGAGTGGAGCAATGCATTCACGGTGACGCAGGAAATTATTCAGCAGTTTGCTGATCTCACCAATGATCACAACTGGATACATTTGGATGTCGAACGCTGCAAAAAAGAAAGCCCATTTGGCGCGCCGATTGCACACGGTTTTCTCACGCTGGTTTTAATGGCGCAGATGCGTATTCCGCCTTCGTATGAAATTGTTGGCTATCGCAATGCTGTGAATTATGGCGTCAACAAAGTGCGCTTCACCGGCAATGTGCCAGCGGGTTCAACCATTCATCAACACATGCGTGTTGCCAGTGTTGAAGGTGGGCCTAAAGGCACACAAATGACTTTAGCAGGTGCGATTCATATCGTCGGCCAAGACAGGCCGGCAGTGGTGTATGAAATGGTCATGCTGTACATGTAA
- the mrdA gene encoding penicillin-binding protein 2, producing MATHSSHYAQTLLSENKSSERSLFAGRLKFVVVLIFLLAIVLLARYYLLQIVRNDHFTTQSDANRIHTMAIPPARGVIQDLEGTVLAQSKPSFTLEIIKERVQDMDYTLRELQQVLQLDDAEIARFRDRLKRRQRPFEGVMLRGNLNDEQIALVAVNRYRLPGVEVTAELVRDYPFGDLFAHSIGYVGRINEKELRKIEEEGEEESYYGIFSMGKVGIEKYYEKTLLGIPGAQNVETDVRGRILRTLDRKDPVRGKTLTLYLDVRMQRAAVEALAGRRGAVVAIDVNTGGVVTAVSNPSFDPNLFVAGISGKDYGALRDSPDLPLLNRIIAGEYPPGSTIKPLLVLAGLESGVVTPETQFADPGYFQLPGQTRKFRDWKKGGHGGGINAHLAIAQSCDIYFYQLAHRMGIDRMHDFLAPFDLGQPTQVDLSGERKGVLPSREWKRKRFKQAWYPGDTINAGIGQGYHLATPMQLAQATATLARRGIRIRPHLVKAIDGVDVLPTFDPPILLNNPRNWDVAIGGMHEVAQGPRGTARKAFLGVPYTVAGKTGTAQVVGIAQNEKYDAAKLAERQRDHGLFVAFAPVDKPQIAVAVIVENGNSGSGAAAPVARKVFDAWLLGQTPTEASTPESTPDNGAEE from the coding sequence GTGGCCACGCATTCTTCACATTACGCACAAACGCTGCTGTCAGAAAATAAAAGCAGCGAGCGCAGCTTGTTTGCTGGGCGATTGAAATTTGTTGTCGTGCTGATTTTTTTGCTCGCCATCGTATTGCTCGCGCGTTATTACCTGCTGCAAATTGTGCGCAATGATCACTTCACCACGCAGTCGGACGCCAACCGCATTCACACCATGGCCATTCCACCTGCGCGCGGTGTGATTCAAGATTTAGAAGGCACTGTGCTGGCGCAAAGTAAGCCGAGTTTCACGCTGGAAATTATCAAAGAGCGCGTGCAAGACATGGATTACACGCTGCGCGAACTGCAACAAGTTTTGCAATTGGATGATGCAGAAATTGCGCGTTTTCGCGATCGCCTCAAACGCAGACAGCGCCCTTTTGAAGGCGTGATGTTGCGCGGCAATCTCAACGATGAACAAATTGCTTTGGTTGCCGTGAATCGCTATCGCCTCCCTGGCGTGGAAGTCACTGCCGAGTTGGTGCGCGATTATCCTTTTGGTGATTTATTTGCACACAGCATCGGCTATGTGGGCCGCATCAACGAAAAAGAGTTGCGGAAAATTGAAGAGGAAGGAGAAGAGGAAAGCTATTACGGTATTTTTTCGATGGGCAAAGTCGGCATCGAAAAATATTACGAAAAAACTTTATTAGGTATACCGGGGGCGCAGAATGTTGAGACCGATGTGCGTGGACGCATTTTGCGCACACTGGATCGCAAAGATCCGGTGCGCGGTAAAACACTCACGCTGTACCTTGATGTGCGCATGCAGCGCGCTGCCGTTGAGGCCTTAGCGGGTAGGCGTGGCGCAGTGGTGGCGATTGATGTGAACACCGGCGGTGTGGTCACCGCAGTGAGTAATCCTTCGTTTGATCCCAATTTATTTGTTGCTGGCATCAGCGGTAAGGATTATGGCGCACTGCGCGATTCGCCCGACCTTCCTTTGCTCAACCGTATAATCGCCGGTGAATATCCTCCTGGCTCCACCATCAAGCCTCTCCTCGTGTTGGCAGGTTTAGAAAGCGGCGTGGTGACACCAGAGACGCAATTCGCGGACCCTGGCTACTTCCAGCTTCCGGGTCAAACGCGCAAATTTCGCGACTGGAAAAAAGGAGGGCACGGTGGAGGCATCAATGCGCACCTCGCTATCGCACAGTCCTGCGATATCTATTTCTACCAGCTCGCCCACCGCATGGGCATTGATCGTATGCACGATTTTCTAGCCCCTTTTGATCTCGGCCAACCGACGCAAGTGGATCTCAGCGGCGAACGCAAAGGCGTGCTGCCCTCGCGCGAATGGAAGCGCAAACGCTTCAAACAGGCGTGGTATCCGGGTGACACCATCAATGCAGGCATTGGCCAAGGCTACCACCTCGCCACGCCCATGCAGCTAGCACAGGCCACGGCCACGCTGGCGCGGCGCGGTATACGCATACGGCCACATTTGGTCAAAGCAATAGACGGCGTCGATGTACTCCCCACCTTTGATCCACCCATCTTGCTGAATAACCCGCGCAACTGGGATGTCGCCATTGGCGGCATGCACGAAGTGGCACAAGGGCCGCGCGGTACGGCGCGCAAAGCCTTTTTAGGCGTGCCCTACACCGTGGCAGGTAAAACGGGAACGGCGCAGGTGGTGGGCATTGCGCAGAATGAAAAATACGACGCCGCAAAACTCGCCGAACGCCAGCGCGATCACGGCCTGTTTGTTGCCTTTGCTCCCGTGGACAAACCTCAAATAGCCGTAGCGGTGATTGTTGAAAACGGCAACAGCGGTTCAGGCGCTGCCGCCCCTGTTGCACGCAAAGTGTTCGACGCTTGGCTGCTTGGGCAAACGCCAACGGAAGCTTCAACGCCTGAATCCACCCCAGACAACGGAGCGGAAGAATGA
- the mltB gene encoding lytic murein transglycosylase B, which translates to MNNMLARIVSRFHSSLFLLSAALLSTSHTQAGDYAQRPDVQAFADEMQSRYQFKKADVLAVLSKAEKKQAILDAIARPAEKAKPWKDYRKIFLTGARIENGADFWLTHEQILQEVSNTYRVEPEMIVAIIGIETSYGKNTGSYRVIDALSTLAFDYPPRSPFFRKELQNFFLLAREQKKDPLALTGSYAGAMGYGQFMPSSYRNYAADYDKDGFADIWSNTRDAIASVANYFKQHGWQTGEPVLVRANTIASVDPSLLANTTGFKPQLSLEDIALRGASPVVGGLGNDRKAVLISQEGDYGTEYWLGFNNFYTITRYNNSSMYAMAAFQLADAIKAEYQQRKKLASH; encoded by the coding sequence ATGAACAACATGCTCGCTCGTATTGTGTCTCGCTTTCATTCCAGTTTATTTTTGTTGTCTGCCGCACTGCTATCCACTAGCCACACGCAAGCAGGTGACTACGCTCAACGCCCCGATGTGCAAGCATTTGCCGATGAGATGCAATCACGCTATCAATTCAAAAAAGCCGATGTATTAGCGGTTCTATCGAAAGCAGAAAAAAAACAAGCCATTTTGGACGCAATTGCCAGACCCGCAGAAAAAGCCAAGCCATGGAAAGACTACCGCAAAATTTTTCTCACCGGTGCGCGCATTGAAAACGGTGCTGACTTTTGGCTGACACACGAACAAATCCTGCAAGAAGTCTCCAATACTTATCGTGTAGAACCGGAAATGATCGTCGCCATCATCGGCATCGAAACCAGTTACGGAAAAAACACCGGCAGCTATCGCGTAATTGATGCGCTATCCACTTTGGCTTTTGACTACCCGCCACGCTCACCTTTTTTTCGCAAAGAATTACAAAACTTTTTCTTACTGGCGCGCGAACAGAAAAAAGACCCACTGGCGCTAACAGGCTCCTATGCTGGCGCGATGGGTTACGGGCAATTTATGCCGTCCAGCTACCGCAACTACGCCGCTGACTACGACAAAGACGGCTTTGCCGATATCTGGAGCAACACCCGCGATGCCATCGCCAGTGTCGCCAACTACTTCAAACAACACGGCTGGCAAACGGGTGAACCCGTGCTGGTGCGCGCTAACACCATCGCCAGCGTAGATCCCAGCTTGCTCGCCAACACCACAGGTTTCAAACCACAGTTGTCGCTGGAAGACATCGCGCTGCGCGGTGCCTCTCCCGTGGTGGGCGGCTTGGGCAATGACCGCAAAGCTGTGTTGATCAGCCAAGAGGGTGACTACGGCACAGAATACTGGTTGGGCTTCAACAACTTCTATACCATCACGCGCTACAACAACAGCAGCATGTACGCGATGGCCGCTTTTCAGCTGGCTGATGCCATCAAAGCGGAATACCAGCAGCGTAAAAAGCTCGCTTCCCACTAA